A window from Hymenobacter volaticus encodes these proteins:
- a CDS encoding metallophosphoesterase family protein → MTPIGVPLLGMDLFVIGDVHGCYHTFLELLQHWQPKKERLIQLGDLTDRGNFAPECVALAMELSEKHPEQAVFLKGNHEAGMLDYYSPDDIPTSWPEWGGSLTIDQYDAQPDLLEAHLTWIKQRPLFWENDHVFASHAGISDTLDPFDEESSDSVLWYRGRSATSANCSSLATRPSSTTHQQSIKNLTRLTSIRVPCMATCSLAPAFRRLVNSARLFRCLPIGRIVCG, encoded by the coding sequence GTGACCCCCATAGGCGTGCCGCTGCTAGGTATGGACTTATTTGTTATTGGTGATGTGCATGGGTGCTACCACACCTTTTTGGAACTGCTGCAACACTGGCAACCCAAAAAAGAACGACTAATTCAGCTCGGCGACCTAACGGACCGCGGCAACTTTGCGCCCGAATGCGTGGCCTTGGCTATGGAGCTCAGCGAAAAGCATCCCGAGCAAGCTGTATTCCTGAAAGGCAACCACGAAGCCGGTATGCTGGACTATTACAGCCCAGATGATATTCCGACCTCTTGGCCGGAGTGGGGCGGCTCCTTGACCATCGACCAGTACGACGCGCAGCCCGATTTGCTAGAAGCGCACTTAACCTGGATCAAGCAACGGCCGTTGTTTTGGGAAAACGACCATGTTTTCGCCAGCCACGCGGGCATATCCGATACCCTCGACCCCTTCGACGAAGAAAGCTCCGATAGCGTGCTGTGGTACCGGGGCCGCTCCGCAACATCGGCAAATTGCAGCTCATTGGCCACACGCCCATCCTCGACTACGCACCAACAATCAATAAAGAATCTAACTCGCTTAACCTCGATACGGGTGCCGTGTATGGCAACCTGCTCACTGGCGCCCGCATTTCGGCGGCTGGTAAACTCCGCAAGATTATTTCGGTGCCTACCCATCGGGAGGATAGTTTGCGGGTGA
- a CDS encoding DUF2256 domain-containing protein: MPVPAKLTKGNLPTKICLTCGRPFEYRKKWRNSWDEVKYCGEKCQRNKPKAQSGAA, from the coding sequence ATGCCTGTTCCTGCCAAACTCACCAAGGGAAACCTGCCCACTAAAATCTGCCTTACCTGCGGCCGGCCTTTCGAGTACCGCAAGAAGTGGCGCAACTCCTGGGACGAGGTGAAGTACTGCGGCGAGAAATGCCAACGCAACAAGCCCAAAGCCCAGAGCGGAGCAGCGTAA
- a CDS encoding PAS domain-containing protein codes for MSATASTEQKLRQQAEDQFSFLADFIPQLVWFTDPTGFHTYFNQRWIDFTGYTLADSVGPDMWNNLLHPDDRERARQVWGHSLATGEFYEIEYRFKSKDGSYRWFLGQAQPQFNEDGTIKQWFGTCTDIHEQKETEFALRKREQDLERAYADLEVKVTFRNLELEREVQALRQQLGK; via the coding sequence ATGAGTGCCACCGCTTCCACTGAACAAAAGCTGCGTCAGCAGGCCGAAGACCAATTTTCCTTTCTCGCTGATTTCATTCCTCAGCTGGTGTGGTTCACCGACCCAACTGGGTTCCACACGTACTTCAATCAGCGCTGGATCGACTTTACGGGCTACACGCTCGCCGACAGCGTCGGGCCCGATATGTGGAACAACTTGCTCCACCCCGATGATCGGGAGCGGGCCCGCCAGGTGTGGGGTCACTCCTTGGCCACTGGCGAGTTCTACGAAATCGAGTATCGTTTCAAAAGTAAAGACGGTAGCTACCGTTGGTTTTTGGGCCAAGCCCAGCCTCAATTCAACGAGGACGGCACCATCAAGCAGTGGTTTGGCACTTGCACCGACATCCACGAGCAAAAGGAAACCGAGTTTGCCCTGCGCAAACGCGAGCAGGACTTAGAGCGTGCCTACGCTGACTTGGAAGTGAAAGTAACCTTCCGCAACCTGGAGTTGGAGCGCGAAGTACAGGCGCTGCGCCAGCAACTAGGTAAGTAG
- a CDS encoding DUF748 domain-containing protein: MREVAHTSGPKPWLRVGLWIAVGLLATLLIALSLLDPWLRRTLEKQATKASQGQYRLVIGDLRTHLWSRTVVLRGVQLRSVTGAKPSPTKLPTLSLDLAQLRVAGIGILAALRRQEVPLDSVVLTGIQLQLGEISSAPQENTPKPLYQRLPLGLPGLRAGYVALQHLKARYGSSQQTQAQVEQANFTAHDVYLSAAGAADTTRLGYAAAITADVRTVLARLPGHVVQLQHGKFSSANQHLTLDSIRLVPLQAISNQRTRNARADITLPRLELTGLQAAGLQRGRFRADDLHLAGLRLLATMPAVPPPPLHEVVEPYLPSFRLRQLRVTEAKMQLMGQELAPAVQNVNLTGTNIHLQPDTKGQLFYARAWTLRTGEARLSLDAPYYRLALQTISADTRRRQLELGNVAMAPTMSVAALARGKGHQSAHVRIRVPRMRVSGLDIEALLEKGSLLAQQLDISKARVLTESDGRFPVNPKQSVATPDAIGRLPFRVDVRHVRFTDLGIRMSYRSPRSAQPGVMAMQQLTGELSNVSNNPHRMNAAHPMTGQVTGQVQHVGPAQLSLRANVLDPSGTHTISGRFGAVPLAVLNPMILPTRGLRLRSGQIEQMHFQMQLDRQMARGTLWATYHDLKLQLLNRENRPGILHRLETSVINGVFLRDNNPRKPGEELKPGKVNSSRELRYSVFSLWRQGLVSGMLNSAGVPEGLAKKLSEAE; the protein is encoded by the coding sequence GTGCGCGAAGTTGCCCATACGTCTGGCCCCAAGCCGTGGCTGCGGGTAGGACTTTGGATTGCAGTGGGCTTGCTGGCGACGCTACTCATTGCTCTATCCCTGCTCGATCCTTGGCTGCGCCGAACATTGGAAAAGCAGGCAACCAAAGCCAGCCAGGGCCAATACCGCTTGGTTATCGGGGATCTGCGCACGCACCTCTGGTCGCGCACGGTGGTGCTCCGCGGCGTGCAGTTGCGCTCAGTTACTGGCGCAAAGCCAAGCCCAACCAAACTGCCCACCCTTTCGCTTGACCTAGCTCAGCTGCGCGTAGCCGGAATAGGGATACTAGCGGCCTTGCGGCGACAGGAAGTACCACTGGATAGTGTAGTGCTAACGGGGATACAGCTACAGCTAGGAGAAATATCGTCTGCCCCGCAGGAGAATACCCCGAAACCACTCTACCAGCGCCTGCCATTGGGCCTGCCAGGGCTGCGCGCCGGCTATGTAGCTCTCCAGCACTTGAAAGCGCGCTACGGCAGTTCTCAGCAAACTCAGGCGCAAGTCGAGCAAGCCAACTTCACGGCCCACGATGTGTACCTAAGTGCCGCCGGCGCCGCCGATACCACGCGGCTTGGGTACGCGGCAGCAATAACAGCAGACGTGCGCACGGTGCTGGCCCGACTGCCAGGCCACGTGGTACAGTTACAACACGGCAAATTCTCTTCCGCAAACCAGCACCTTACTCTCGATTCTATCCGGCTCGTGCCGCTGCAAGCCATCAGCAACCAACGTACCCGCAACGCCCGCGCCGATATAACACTGCCGCGCCTCGAACTAACCGGACTACAAGCCGCCGGCTTGCAGCGAGGTCGCTTCCGGGCCGATGATTTGCACTTGGCAGGGCTGCGCCTGCTAGCAACCATGCCAGCCGTACCCCCGCCACCGTTGCACGAGGTCGTAGAGCCCTATCTGCCCAGCTTTCGTCTGCGTCAGCTCCGCGTCACGGAAGCCAAGATGCAGCTGATGGGGCAGGAACTGGCGCCAGCCGTGCAAAACGTAAACCTCACGGGCACCAACATTCACCTGCAACCCGACACCAAAGGCCAACTCTTCTACGCCCGTGCCTGGACCCTGCGCACCGGCGAAGCGCGCCTCAGTCTCGATGCCCCGTACTACCGCTTGGCCCTGCAAACAATAAGCGCCGATACTCGTCGGCGACAATTAGAGCTAGGAAACGTAGCCATGGCACCTACGATGTCGGTGGCGGCGTTGGCGCGGGGTAAGGGGCACCAATCGGCACACGTGCGGATACGGGTGCCGCGGATGCGGGTGAGCGGGCTCGACATAGAGGCGCTGCTGGAAAAAGGCAGTCTCTTGGCGCAACAGCTCGACATCAGTAAGGCGCGGGTGCTGACGGAAAGTGACGGGCGGTTTCCGGTTAATCCCAAGCAGTCCGTCGCGACGCCTGATGCCATTGGTCGATTGCCGTTCCGGGTGGACGTTCGCCACGTACGCTTCACCGACTTGGGCATTCGGATGAGTTACCGCTCGCCCCGAAGCGCCCAACCCGGCGTGATGGCCATGCAACAACTTACCGGGGAGCTTTCCAACGTGAGCAACAACCCACACCGCATGAATGCCGCCCACCCCATGACCGGGCAAGTAACCGGCCAGGTGCAGCACGTAGGCCCTGCGCAACTCAGCTTGCGGGCCAATGTGCTCGACCCGAGCGGTACCCATACCATTAGCGGCCGTTTCGGAGCTGTGCCCTTAGCTGTGCTCAACCCCATGATCCTGCCAACCCGCGGCTTACGCTTGCGCAGCGGGCAGATTGAACAGATGCATTTCCAGATGCAGCTCGACCGCCAAATGGCACGGGGTACTCTGTGGGCAACATACCATGACCTGAAGTTGCAGCTACTAAACCGCGAAAACCGCCCTGGCATCCTTCACCGCCTCGAAACGTCGGTGATTAATGGCGTCTTCCTTCGCGACAACAACCCCCGCAAGCCAGGTGAGGAATTGAAACCAGGAAAGGTGAATTCTAGTCGGGAACTGCGCTACTCGGTGTTCTCGCTGTGGCGGCAAGGGCTGGTAAGTGGCATGCTCAACAGCGCCGGCGTGCCCGAAGGACTAGCTAAAAAGCTAAGTGAGGCTGAATAG
- a CDS encoding DUF1572 family protein codes for MSDTAQLAETLLASFRHSFRSYKSLADRALAQLSPTEWLHVPAPECNSIAVIVQHMVGNLNSRFTQFLTSDGEKPNRQRDQEFIEPTSPEVVATLQTQWAEAWLLLFDLLDALQPTDLLRTVRIRGEAYTVLAAIQRQVTHYAYHVGQIVVQAKALRGADWQTLSIPRGQSEQFTQQLQNASNQV; via the coding sequence ATGTCCGATACTGCCCAGCTTGCCGAAACTCTTCTTGCCTCGTTCCGCCATAGCTTCCGAAGCTACAAATCATTGGCCGACCGGGCTCTGGCGCAACTTTCGCCAACTGAATGGCTGCACGTGCCCGCCCCCGAGTGCAACAGCATTGCCGTGATTGTGCAGCACATGGTGGGCAACCTCAACTCGCGCTTCACTCAGTTTCTGACTTCGGATGGCGAGAAGCCCAACCGCCAGCGCGACCAAGAATTCATAGAGCCTACCTCGCCGGAGGTCGTGGCAACACTGCAAACCCAATGGGCCGAGGCCTGGCTCCTGCTCTTCGACTTGCTCGACGCCCTGCAACCCACCGATTTGCTTCGCACCGTCAGGATTCGCGGCGAAGCGTATACGGTGCTAGCGGCCATCCAGCGGCAGGTGACGCACTACGCCTACCACGTGGGGCAGATTGTAGTGCAGGCCAAAGCATTACGCGGCGCAGATTGGCAAACGCTGAGTATTCCGCGCGGACAGAGCGAGCAGTTCACGCAGCAGTTGCAAAACGCTTCCAACCAAGTGTAA
- a CDS encoding 2'-5' RNA ligase family protein, translating into MLAITSLLNPQNAERINRIIKSLETEFGLDDVQATADPHITYQLAGVRKLSALNQVLRDVARHTSPFVVHTTGLGLFPGPNPVIYIPVLRSNELNHLHQRILQATKPLCLRTDKFSGPDCWLPHISLALHDTTPELLGPVLQYLNQETFNLKISINNITILRQEDELFVREKCFTLEGHKHNKAPLLF; encoded by the coding sequence ATGCTTGCTATAACCTCCCTGCTGAATCCGCAGAATGCCGAGCGGATCAACCGCATTATTAAAAGCCTGGAAACGGAATTTGGGCTCGACGATGTGCAAGCCACGGCCGATCCGCACATCACCTACCAACTGGCCGGTGTGCGCAAGCTTTCGGCTCTCAACCAAGTACTCCGTGACGTAGCTCGTCATACCTCCCCATTCGTGGTCCATACCACTGGCTTGGGGCTGTTTCCGGGACCCAATCCGGTGATTTATATTCCGGTGCTGCGTTCCAACGAGCTCAACCACTTGCACCAGCGCATTCTGCAAGCCACCAAGCCGCTCTGCTTGCGCACCGACAAGTTCAGCGGCCCCGATTGCTGGCTCCCGCATATTTCGCTGGCCCTGCACGACACCACACCCGAGTTGCTCGGTCCGGTGCTGCAATACCTCAATCAGGAAACCTTCAATCTCAAGATCAGCATCAACAACATCACCATCCTGCGGCAGGAAGACGAGTTGTTTGTGCGCGAGAAATGCTTCACGCTCGAAGGCCACAAACACAACAAAGCGCCTTTGCTGTTCTAG
- a CDS encoding SDR family NAD(P)-dependent oxidoreductase — translation MSTNKIALVTGGSRGLGKNSALKLAEAGHDLVITYRTKEAEAHDVVAQIEALGRKAVALQLDTSKVATFPAFVETVTQHLQQTWSRTTFDYLVNNAGIDSSALFPETTEEAFDNLMNVHFKGVYFLTQALLPLLADGGGIVNFSTGLARFTTPGYSAYASMKGAVEVLTKYMAKELGSRGIRANVVAPGIIKTDFTVAAREAHPELEQYMSSQTALGRIGEPEDIGSVVAFLCSDAARWVNAQRIEASGGYSL, via the coding sequence ATGAGCACCAACAAGATAGCCCTGGTAACCGGTGGGAGCCGTGGCCTCGGTAAAAACAGCGCCCTGAAACTGGCGGAAGCTGGCCATGACCTTGTCATCACGTACCGCACCAAAGAGGCGGAAGCCCACGACGTAGTAGCGCAAATAGAAGCCCTGGGCCGCAAAGCCGTGGCGCTCCAACTCGATACCAGCAAAGTCGCCACTTTTCCAGCGTTTGTTGAAACCGTGACGCAGCACTTGCAGCAAACCTGGAGCCGCACCACCTTCGATTACCTAGTCAACAACGCGGGTATTGACTCTAGTGCGCTCTTTCCCGAAACGACGGAAGAGGCCTTCGATAACCTGATGAACGTGCACTTCAAAGGCGTTTACTTTCTAACGCAGGCGCTGCTGCCGTTGCTGGCTGATGGGGGCGGCATCGTGAACTTCTCCACGGGTTTGGCTCGCTTCACTACGCCAGGGTATTCGGCCTACGCCTCTATGAAAGGCGCGGTGGAAGTGCTGACGAAGTATATGGCGAAGGAGCTAGGCAGTCGAGGTATCCGAGCCAACGTAGTGGCTCCGGGCATCATCAAAACCGACTTCACAGTGGCGGCTCGGGAGGCGCATCCAGAACTCGAACAGTATATGTCTTCTCAAACAGCCCTGGGCCGCATCGGGGAACCCGAGGATATTGGCAGCGTGGTGGCTTTTTTGTGCTCCGACGCCGCCCGCTGGGTGAATGCGCAACGCATTGAAGCATCGGGTGGGTATTCATTGTAA
- a CDS encoding helix-turn-helix domain-containing protein, which translates to MPTTTIPKKLLARQHEITADFLRAVDQHLADVVAGRATEMLEIRDFADQLHIHPTHLSNTIKLTTGNSPCYYFEARIMDISRQLLRDTNRSVADIAANLTYDPSNFTKFFKHFEGCTPKQYRERVWAERHAGVL; encoded by the coding sequence ATGCCCACAACAACCATCCCCAAGAAACTGCTGGCCCGCCAGCACGAAATAACCGCCGATTTCCTGCGCGCCGTGGACCAGCACCTAGCCGATGTGGTAGCTGGCCGTGCCACCGAAATGCTGGAAATCCGCGACTTTGCCGACCAGTTACACATTCATCCTACGCACCTCAGCAACACCATCAAGCTCACCACGGGCAACTCGCCGTGCTACTACTTCGAAGCGCGCATCATGGATATATCCCGGCAACTCCTGCGCGACACCAACCGGTCCGTAGCCGACATTGCCGCCAACCTCACCTATGACCCTTCCAACTTCACCAAGTTCTTCAAGCATTTTGAAGGCTGCACGCCCAAACAGTATCGGGAGCGAGTGTGGGCTGAGCGCCATGCTGGCGTTTTGTGA
- a CDS encoding helix-turn-helix domain-containing protein yields MSKPVSLEEFYQAKIHWMPENLKQDIGHFNVFRLDDFVGPKACHLPYSRKDFYKITLVTGRSNYHFADKTVEVRGNALLFANPMVPYDWDPLDDQQTGYFCIFTEAFLQRHLNAGVLDLPMFKPGGQPLFSLNDTQLAECKQLFEKMFTEIESSYTFKYDLLRAYVLELAHSAMKLQPATTLYQDSSAATRIASLFTELLERQFPIETPGQQVRLRNANAFAGQLAVHVNHLNRALKEVTGKTTSQLIADRLVQEAHALLKHTAWNVSEISYSLGFEEPAHFSNFFRKRAGTTPSAIRAV; encoded by the coding sequence ATGTCTAAGCCCGTCAGTCTCGAAGAATTCTACCAAGCCAAAATTCACTGGATGCCCGAAAACCTGAAGCAGGACATCGGACATTTCAATGTGTTTCGGCTCGATGATTTCGTTGGCCCGAAAGCGTGTCACCTGCCGTATAGTCGCAAAGACTTCTACAAAATCACGCTCGTTACGGGCCGCAGCAACTACCACTTCGCCGACAAGACGGTGGAAGTGAGAGGCAACGCGTTGCTGTTTGCCAACCCCATGGTACCCTACGATTGGGACCCGCTCGACGACCAGCAAACCGGCTACTTCTGCATTTTTACCGAGGCTTTTCTGCAACGCCACTTGAACGCCGGCGTGCTCGATTTACCTATGTTTAAGCCCGGTGGTCAACCACTCTTCTCCTTGAACGATACGCAGCTAGCAGAATGCAAACAGTTGTTCGAGAAGATGTTCACGGAGATAGAGTCCAGTTACACGTTCAAGTACGACCTGCTGCGCGCCTACGTACTAGAGTTAGCTCATAGCGCCATGAAGCTGCAACCCGCGACTACACTCTACCAAGACAGCAGCGCTGCCACTCGCATTGCCTCGCTGTTTACAGAGCTTCTGGAGCGCCAATTTCCAATCGAAACGCCGGGGCAGCAGGTACGGCTGCGCAATGCCAACGCCTTTGCCGGGCAGTTGGCCGTGCACGTCAACCACCTGAACCGGGCCCTGAAAGAGGTAACCGGCAAAACCACCTCCCAGCTCATTGCCGACCGCCTCGTGCAGGAAGCCCATGCCCTGCTAAAACACACCGCCTGGAACGTATCGGAAATAAGCTATTCGCTGGGCTTCGAGGAACCGGCCCACTTCAGCAACTTTTTTAGGAAGCGAGCAGGCACTACCCCATCGGCCATACGCGCTGTTTGA
- a CDS encoding oxidoreductase, producing MNNPKIWFVTGASQGLGLTLVKRLLREGHHVAATSRKQDSLVEAVGTASAAFLPLQVDLADEASVQQGIEQAIRTFGRLDVLVNNAGYGIGGSIEELTDAETRQAFDVNVFGALNVIRKALPHLREAGAGHIINISSIAGFSAATGWAIYAATKFAMEGFSEVLAQDVASFGIKVTVVAPGAFRTNFLTPESLSLPQQPIAAYQTVRASHEKYLAMNGAQIGDPEKAAAAIIQVASEPNPPMHLLLGQDAYRRATQKLETFGREIQAWQALTVSTEFAE from the coding sequence ATGAACAACCCCAAAATTTGGTTTGTCACCGGCGCTTCGCAAGGCTTGGGCCTTACGCTGGTGAAACGGCTGCTGCGCGAAGGCCACCACGTTGCGGCCACTTCCCGCAAGCAGGACAGCCTAGTGGAAGCCGTAGGCACCGCTTCCGCCGCTTTTCTGCCCCTGCAAGTCGACCTAGCCGACGAAGCAAGCGTGCAGCAAGGCATCGAGCAAGCTATCCGCACCTTCGGCCGCTTAGACGTGTTAGTTAACAATGCGGGCTACGGCATTGGCGGCAGCATCGAGGAACTAACCGACGCGGAAACGCGCCAGGCTTTCGACGTGAATGTGTTCGGGGCGCTCAATGTCATTCGGAAAGCGCTGCCGCATCTGCGAGAGGCGGGTGCAGGCCACATCATCAACATCTCCTCTATTGCGGGCTTCTCGGCGGCTACCGGTTGGGCTATCTACGCGGCCACCAAGTTTGCCATGGAAGGCTTCTCGGAAGTGCTGGCGCAAGATGTAGCCTCATTTGGCATCAAGGTAACTGTTGTGGCGCCGGGCGCCTTCCGCACCAACTTCCTCACGCCTGAGTCTTTAAGTTTGCCGCAGCAGCCTATTGCGGCTTATCAAACCGTGCGCGCCTCGCACGAAAAATACTTGGCCATGAACGGTGCGCAGATTGGTGACCCGGAAAAAGCTGCCGCCGCCATCATTCAAGTCGCCTCTGAGCCCAACCCACCTATGCACTTGCTTCTTGGCCAGGATGCCTACCGGCGAGCCACGCAGAAGCTAGAAACCTTCGGACGGGAAATACAGGCGTGGCAAGCCCTTACCGTTTCCACTGAATTTGCGGAGTAG
- a CDS encoding SDR family NAD(P)-dependent oxidoreductase, whose translation MNSKNIWFVTGASKGLGLTLVQQLLAHGYSVAATSRNLEELKQAVPPSAGRFLPLHMDLGNEESVQQAIAITISTLGGLDVVVNNAGYGQLGAIEELSDQESRKNFDVNVFGVLNVLRSAMPHLRQQGTGYVFNISSIGGFTGNFPGWGVYCATKFAVDGLTESFAAEVKPFGIHATVVHPGYFRTEFLSAGSMGKPQHPLDAYQAVRDSQAQHEQQINGNQPGDPEKAAALLIEVSEAENPPLHLFLGEDAYQLAEQKIAAVQRELQQWQEKATATNFVEA comes from the coding sequence ATGAATTCCAAGAACATTTGGTTCGTGACCGGCGCCTCGAAGGGCCTAGGTCTGACCTTGGTACAGCAGCTACTAGCCCATGGCTACTCGGTAGCGGCGACCTCACGCAATCTGGAGGAACTGAAACAAGCCGTGCCGCCTAGTGCTGGCCGGTTCTTACCCCTGCACATGGACCTCGGCAACGAGGAAAGCGTGCAACAAGCCATAGCCATTACCATCAGCACCCTAGGCGGACTGGATGTAGTAGTGAACAATGCAGGCTACGGGCAACTCGGTGCCATCGAAGAGCTTTCCGACCAAGAGTCCCGCAAAAACTTCGACGTGAATGTGTTTGGCGTGCTGAATGTGCTCCGCTCGGCCATGCCGCACTTGCGCCAGCAGGGGACCGGGTACGTGTTCAACATTTCCTCTATCGGAGGGTTCACAGGAAACTTTCCCGGCTGGGGCGTCTATTGCGCTACCAAGTTCGCTGTGGATGGCTTAACTGAATCATTTGCCGCTGAGGTGAAACCCTTCGGCATTCATGCCACGGTGGTGCATCCTGGCTACTTCCGCACCGAATTCTTATCGGCGGGCTCTATGGGCAAACCCCAGCACCCACTCGACGCCTACCAAGCCGTGCGCGACTCGCAAGCCCAACACGAGCAGCAAATCAACGGCAACCAGCCCGGTGACCCCGAAAAAGCCGCAGCACTCCTCATCGAAGTGAGCGAGGCCGAGAATCCGCCTCTGCACCTATTCCTGGGCGAAGACGCCTACCAGTTGGCCGAACAGAAAATAGCCGCCGTGCAGCGCGAGTTGCAGCAGTGGCAAGAAAAGGCTACTGCTACCAACTTCGTGGAAGCATAA
- a CDS encoding ATP-grasp domain-containing protein, with the protein MRAFIKQDNSGEWDNTNCYAAADGFKQMGWEVIPFVRLTELPNDDPADIVVSYVDDVEDALRALGCTVPPVLDYPESLQPFLGRRMWQSTINTVAADPAQWPVFVKPVFARKKFTGVLVRHFRDLVGCGDQAENTPVWCAEPVRFLAEWRCFVRYGEVLAAQPCRGDWRVHFNASVVEAAVAAYQNAPKAYALDIGVTDQGTTLVVEVNEGYSIGGYGLSSLRYAKFLSARWAELTNTDDACNF; encoded by the coding sequence ATGCGTGCTTTTATCAAACAAGACAATTCCGGTGAATGGGACAACACCAACTGTTATGCAGCGGCCGATGGGTTCAAACAAATGGGTTGGGAGGTTATTCCATTCGTGAGACTCACGGAGCTACCAAACGATGACCCCGCCGACATCGTTGTGAGCTACGTTGATGATGTAGAAGATGCCTTGCGGGCCCTGGGCTGCACTGTGCCACCAGTTCTCGACTATCCAGAAAGCCTACAGCCTTTTCTTGGCCGACGCATGTGGCAATCGACGATTAATACCGTTGCTGCCGACCCTGCCCAGTGGCCAGTATTTGTAAAGCCCGTATTTGCCCGCAAGAAGTTCACAGGAGTGCTCGTTCGGCACTTTCGCGACCTAGTAGGCTGCGGCGACCAAGCCGAAAACACGCCCGTTTGGTGTGCTGAACCAGTACGCTTTCTTGCGGAGTGGCGCTGTTTTGTGCGCTACGGGGAAGTGCTAGCAGCACAACCCTGCCGAGGCGACTGGCGCGTGCATTTTAATGCTTCTGTAGTGGAAGCAGCCGTTGCTGCCTATCAAAATGCACCAAAGGCTTACGCTTTGGATATCGGTGTTACCGACCAAGGCACGACACTGGTAGTTGAAGTCAATGAAGGCTATTCCATCGGCGGCTATGGGTTGTCATCTTTGCGGTATGCAAAGTTCCTGAGCGCACGCTGGGCCGAACTAACCAACACCGACGACGCCTGCAATTTTTAA
- a CDS encoding Crp/Fnr family transcriptional regulator, which yields MTPELRKFIKSNGRMSPAAIDDFTGKFQRRPLKKNDMLLRPGEVCQELLFVQSGCLRMYYLAPDGLAVSLWFALPGYLTSELTSFLSGQPADYAVEAIADSEVLYLPKETLYELYDVYPTLSDMMRNIWEYVILNVIRRFTSLQQDSAEQRYRDLMRRQPDYLQLIPQKYLASFLGVTPSSLSRIRRKLAAEH from the coding sequence ATGACGCCTGAGCTACGAAAGTTTATCAAGTCCAACGGCCGGATGTCGCCAGCAGCAATAGACGATTTTACCGGTAAATTTCAGCGGCGCCCGCTTAAGAAGAACGACATGCTGCTGCGTCCTGGCGAAGTATGCCAAGAGTTGCTTTTCGTGCAGAGCGGCTGCTTACGTATGTATTACTTGGCCCCGGATGGGCTGGCAGTATCGTTGTGGTTTGCACTACCGGGTTACCTCACCAGCGAGTTAACCAGCTTTCTAAGCGGCCAACCTGCCGACTATGCCGTCGAGGCCATTGCCGACAGCGAGGTGTTGTATCTACCGAAAGAGACGCTTTACGAGCTATACGACGTGTACCCGACCCTATCCGATATGATGCGCAACATCTGGGAATACGTCATATTGAACGTTATCCGGCGATTTACTTCCTTGCAGCAAGACAGCGCCGAACAACGCTACCGCGACCTGATGCGCCGCCAACCCGACTACTTACAGCTGATTCCGCAAAAATATCTAGCCTCTTTTTTGGGCGTTACACCGTCTTCCTTGAGCCGTATCCGGCGTAAACTTGCGGCTGAGCATTAG
- a CDS encoding VOC family protein, with the protein MNLNHINLPVVNVPQTQAFFEEYFGFRPFSKPSAVLAVMHNNSGMVLTISNLDRAAEVHYPEHFHIGFIQESTAAVDTFYQRLIADGFEADPPRRFHGSWTFYFRAPGGLLIEILA; encoded by the coding sequence ATGAACCTCAACCACATAAACCTTCCCGTCGTCAACGTACCACAAACGCAGGCGTTTTTCGAAGAGTACTTCGGATTTCGACCCTTTTCCAAGCCTAGTGCAGTGCTAGCCGTTATGCACAACAACAGTGGCATGGTGCTAACTATCAGCAATCTCGACCGGGCTGCCGAAGTGCACTACCCCGAACATTTCCACATTGGCTTCATTCAGGAAAGTACCGCCGCCGTCGATACTTTCTACCAACGCCTCATTGCTGATGGTTTCGAAGCCGACCCACCACGCCGGTTTCACGGCTCTTGGACATTCTACTTTCGGGCTCCAGGTGGTCTGTTGATTGAAATTCTGGCTTGA